The genomic window GGCAACACCAGCAGGTTGGCCGCCACGTTGTTGGTGCTGTCGCCGTCGCGGTGGTGTACCACTTCACCGGGCAGTAGGGGTCGGCCGAGCATCGCGGCCGCCACTACGCGGTGAGCAAGTTGCACCCGTCCGGTGGCGCGGTCTCTCACTCTTACGTACTTCTTCATGGACGCTTTCCGCACCTTCATCTGATGAATTCAGTCTTTCATATAAACATGAA from Deinococcus koreensis includes these protein-coding regions:
- a CDS encoding HNH endonuclease, yielding MKKYVRVRDRATGRVQLAHRVVAAAMLGRPLLPGEVVHHRDGDSTNNVAANLLVLPSQRLHAHLEHRLRRERQGMPYLFPELLTGVHENRQGTLFEGVW